A genomic window from Phyllopteryx taeniolatus isolate TA_2022b chromosome 2, UOR_Ptae_1.2, whole genome shotgun sequence includes:
- the abhd17c gene encoding alpha/beta hydrolase domain-containing protein 17C — protein MNGFSFSELCWLFCCPPCPSRIAAKLAFLPPEPTYSVHTDANGGTSLHLTERADWQYSQRELDVVEVFSTRSSRGNRVQTMFVRCAPNSRYTLLFSHGNAVDLGQMCSFYIGLGSRINCNVFSYDYSGYGVSTGKPSEKNMYADIEAAWQVLRNKYGVTPENIILYGQSIGTVPTIDLAARYECAAIILHSPLMSGLRVAFPNTRKTYCFDAFPSIDKVSKVASPVLVIHGTEDEVIDFSHGLAMYERCPLAVEPLWVEGAGHNDIELYAQYLERLKQFISFELHTSS, from the exons ATGAATGGGTTTTCTTTCAGCGAACTATGCTGGCTATTCTGTTGTCCGCCCTGTCCCAGTCGCATCGCGGCAAAACTAGCTTTCCTTCCACCGGAGCCCACGTACTCGGTCCATACCGATGCTAATGGAGGAACGAGCTTGCATTTAACCGAACGGGCGGACTGGCAGTACTCTCAGCGTGAACTCGATGTGGTGGAGGTATTTAGCACCAGAAGCAGTCGCGGTAACCGGGTACAAACCATGTTTGTGCGTTGCGCGCCCAACAGCCGCTACACTCTACTCTTTTCCCATGGAAACGCTGTGGACTTGGGACAGATGTGCAGTTTTTACATCGGCTTGGGCTCCAGGATCAACTGCAACGTGTTTTCTTACGACTACTCGGGCTATGGAGTCAGTACCGGCAAGCCCTCTGAGAAGAATATGTATGCGGATATCGAGGCGGCCTGGCAGGTCCTGAGGAACAA GTATGGGGTAACACCAGAGAACATCATCCTCTATGGTCAGAGTATTGGCACTGTGCCTACCATTGACCTCGCTGCTCGCTATGAATGTGCAGCCATCATCCTGCACTCGCCACTCATGTCGGGGCTTCGAGTGGCTTTCCCTAACACGCGCAAGACCTACTGCTTTGATGCTTTCCCCAG TATTGACAAGGTGTCCAAGGTGGCATCCCCAGTGTTGGTGATCCACGGTACAGAGGATGAAGTGATTGACTTCTCCCATGGCTTAGCCATGTATGAGCGCTGCCCCCTTGCCGTCGAGCCCCTCTGGGTGGAAGGAGCAGGCCACAATGACATTGAGCTCTATGCACAATACCTGGAGAGACTCAAGCAGTTCATTTCCTTTGAGCTTCACACGTCCTCCTGA